In the Streptomyces fradiae ATCC 10745 = DSM 40063 genome, one interval contains:
- a CDS encoding ABC transporter ATP-binding protein, with the protein MHALRYAAAGRTLLDEVELRVHPGESAAVTGPSGSGKSTLLNCALGLIRPDAGRISIAGTDLAGLSSRALARHRRDSVGMVFQFGELLPELTPLENVALAALLAGAKRSAAFRRARELLEQLGVPVEGTPTADLSGGERQRAAVARALVNRPTLLLADEPTGSLDARNRENVAELLFSLPRRWGCAVLVVTHDETVAARADRRYALAEGRLIENTSATRVGGAR; encoded by the coding sequence ATGCACGCCCTGCGCTATGCGGCCGCAGGCAGGACCCTGCTCGACGAGGTGGAGCTGCGCGTCCATCCGGGGGAGTCGGCCGCGGTGACAGGGCCGAGCGGCAGCGGCAAGAGCACGCTGCTCAACTGTGCCCTCGGTTTGATCCGCCCGGACGCCGGGCGGATCTCGATCGCCGGGACCGACCTGGCCGGGCTGAGCTCGCGGGCGCTCGCCCGGCACCGCCGGGACAGCGTGGGCATGGTGTTCCAGTTCGGAGAGCTGCTTCCGGAACTCACTCCGCTGGAGAACGTGGCTCTCGCCGCGCTCCTCGCCGGAGCGAAGCGGTCTGCCGCGTTCCGGCGGGCCAGGGAGCTTCTTGAGCAGCTTGGAGTGCCGGTGGAGGGGACCCCGACCGCGGATCTGTCCGGCGGAGAGCGGCAGCGGGCGGCGGTGGCGAGGGCACTGGTCAATCGGCCGACACTTCTGCTGGCTGACGAGCCCACCGGCTCGCTCGACGCGCGCAACCGCGAGAACGTGGCCGAGTTGCTCTTCTCACTGCCCAGGCGATGGGGATGCGCCGTCCTCGTCGTCACGCATGACGAGACCGTGGCGGCTAGGGCGGACCGCAGGTATGCCTTGGCAGAGGGGCGCCTGATCGAGAACACTTCGGCGACTCGGGTCGGCGGTGCCAGGTGA